A window of the Desulfotignum phosphitoxidans DSM 13687 genome harbors these coding sequences:
- a CDS encoding M20 family metallopeptidase translates to MQEKRNNDPVHNWLTRHTTEMYGLLAALVNIQSGTGNKPGVNRVGRAIQLEMETMGFSCQTIAQTDYGDHLVARHLGTDPEKKPVLITGHMDTVFPADTDFTSYSEDDTCCYGPGTADMKGGLVIGMFAIKALIETQCPDMPPIVFVFNADEEIGSPSSRQLIFDLARESSMGLVLEAGGLGGEIVVARKGNLSVQIDVEGEAGHAAFAGPDKASAILELAHKTIAIEALHRPDQGICANVGRVSGGIGPNTVPSHAKAAVDFRFTTDGDKTRLTHALDQIMAGSVTPGTRTTMTWISQRPAMPETPVNMALFTQIQSLGKQLGISVIPEWRQGVSDANIIARAGIPVIDGLGPMGGNDHSPEEYIIKQSLKDRARLFAHILTRCQPPTRT, encoded by the coding sequence ATGCAGGAAAAACGAAACAATGACCCTGTTCATAACTGGCTGACCCGCCATACCACCGAAATGTACGGACTTCTGGCCGCTTTGGTCAACATCCAGAGCGGCACAGGGAACAAACCCGGCGTAAATCGTGTCGGCCGCGCCATACAACTGGAAATGGAAACCATGGGGTTTTCCTGTCAGACCATTGCCCAGACCGATTATGGGGATCACCTGGTGGCACGGCATTTGGGCACGGACCCGGAAAAAAAACCGGTGCTGATCACCGGCCACATGGATACCGTGTTTCCGGCGGACACGGATTTCACCTCTTATTCAGAAGACGACACCTGTTGCTATGGACCCGGCACCGCAGATATGAAAGGCGGACTGGTGATAGGAATGTTTGCCATCAAAGCCCTGATTGAAACCCAGTGCCCGGATATGCCCCCCATCGTGTTCGTGTTCAATGCCGACGAAGAGATCGGATCCCCTTCCTCCAGACAATTGATTTTCGATCTGGCCCGGGAAAGCAGCATGGGACTGGTATTGGAAGCCGGGGGGCTTGGAGGAGAAATCGTGGTGGCCCGGAAAGGCAACCTGTCGGTTCAAATCGATGTGGAAGGCGAAGCCGGTCATGCGGCGTTTGCCGGGCCTGACAAGGCCAGTGCCATCCTGGAACTGGCCCACAAAACCATTGCCATTGAAGCGCTGCACCGGCCGGATCAGGGGATCTGCGCCAATGTCGGACGGGTGAGCGGCGGTATCGGACCCAATACAGTCCCCTCCCATGCCAAGGCTGCCGTGGATTTTCGATTCACCACGGATGGAGACAAAACCCGCCTGACCCATGCACTGGATCAGATCATGGCAGGGTCCGTCACTCCCGGGACCCGGACCACAATGACCTGGATTTCCCAGCGGCCGGCCATGCCGGAAACACCAGTCAACATGGCCTTGTTCACGCAGATTCAATCTCTGGGCAAACAGCTGGGGATTTCAGTCATCCCGGAATGGCGCCAGGGGGTATCTGATGCCAATATCATTGCCCGGGCCGGAATTCCCGTGATTGACGGCCTGGGACCCATGGGCGGCAACGACCACAGTCCGGAAGAATACATCATCAAGCAAAGCCTGAAGGACCGGGCCCGGCTGTTTGCCCACATCCTGACCCGGTGCCAACCCCCTACTCGGACTTGA
- a CDS encoding valine--tRNA ligase, translating to MGSDSLDKGYEPAGIEEKWYQFWQDNGFFKAEDTSEHPPFSIVIPPPNVTGVLHMGHALNNVIQDIMCRYRRLLGYNVLWMPGTDHAGIATQNVVERDLAARGKNRDQLGREAFIDEVWKWKEKSGGAIINQLKRLGASCDWDRERFTMDEGLSDAVRKVFVRLYKEGLIYEGQYIINWCPRCLTALADLEVEYEEQDSYLYYVRYPFKGHKKGLTVATTRPETMFGDTAVAVNPSDARFADLTETHVLLPLTDRMIPIIRDTYVDTAFGTGALKVTPAHDPNDFDLGEKHGLDRIKVINDKGLMTEAAGPFQELDRFECRTRVVKALADQGLLEKKEPLKHSVGSCYRCRTVVEPAVSKQWFVKVKPLAEKAMEAVRSEQTRIIPDIWSKTYFDWMENIRDWCISRQIWWGHRIPVWKCPACNHVMVEETDPVDCAVCGSKEIVQETDVLDTWFSSALWPFSTMGWPEDTPLLKTFYPTNVLVTGFDILFFWVARMMMMGIHFKEEVPFKDVYIHALVRDEHGKKMSKSKGNVIDPLKVIDQYGADAFRFTLAAFAAQGRDVKMSESRVEGYRHFVNKLWNAARFSLMHITSEDTGFEDDNLTLWERWILSRSAATSLAVKQGIENYRFNEAASAVYQFVWHEFCDWFIETEKPALYEKQGGIRRNTARAVLATVLKDILVMLHPFMPFVTEEIYHLLPATEGSVMQAAFPYAKDTYTRYRNEPVEADMAFVFDLISGVRNIRSEMNIQPSMKIKVLAHTENEKEKLLIVENKAVISTLATMERLSFCDLENVPKACASSVNGNTTCFVSLEGVIDFEKEILRLEKELEKNTRELVGVQKRLGNESFLEKAPQEVIDKVHARHADLTEKNEKLAANLQRIQEMA from the coding sequence ATGGGTTCGGATTCTCTGGACAAAGGGTATGAGCCGGCAGGGATTGAAGAAAAATGGTATCAGTTCTGGCAGGACAACGGATTTTTCAAAGCAGAAGATACCAGTGAGCACCCGCCGTTTTCGATCGTTATTCCCCCGCCCAATGTCACGGGTGTGCTTCATATGGGCCATGCCCTGAACAATGTGATCCAGGATATCATGTGCCGATACCGGCGGCTGCTGGGTTATAATGTGCTGTGGATGCCGGGCACGGATCATGCCGGTATTGCCACCCAGAATGTGGTGGAACGGGATCTGGCGGCCCGGGGCAAGAATCGGGATCAGCTGGGCCGGGAAGCCTTTATCGACGAGGTCTGGAAATGGAAGGAAAAATCCGGCGGTGCTATTATCAATCAGCTTAAACGGCTGGGAGCCTCCTGTGACTGGGACCGGGAGCGGTTCACCATGGACGAGGGACTGTCCGATGCCGTGCGCAAGGTATTTGTCCGGCTGTACAAGGAAGGTCTGATATATGAAGGCCAGTATATCATTAACTGGTGCCCCCGGTGTCTCACGGCCCTGGCGGATCTGGAAGTGGAATATGAGGAACAGGATTCATACCTGTATTATGTAAGGTATCCTTTCAAAGGACACAAAAAAGGACTGACCGTGGCCACGACCCGGCCGGAGACCATGTTCGGAGATACTGCCGTGGCCGTAAATCCGTCAGACGCGCGGTTTGCAGATCTGACGGAGACACATGTACTGCTGCCCCTTACCGACCGGATGATTCCCATTATCCGGGATACGTATGTGGATACGGCGTTTGGTACCGGGGCACTGAAAGTGACACCGGCCCACGACCCCAACGATTTTGATCTGGGGGAAAAACACGGCCTGGATCGGATCAAAGTGATCAATGACAAAGGGTTGATGACCGAGGCGGCCGGGCCGTTCCAGGAGCTGGACCGGTTTGAATGCCGGACCCGGGTGGTCAAGGCCCTTGCCGACCAGGGGCTGCTGGAGAAAAAAGAACCGTTGAAACACAGTGTGGGCAGCTGCTATCGATGCCGGACCGTGGTGGAACCGGCCGTGTCCAAACAATGGTTCGTCAAGGTGAAACCTTTGGCGGAAAAAGCAATGGAAGCGGTTCGTTCCGAACAGACCCGGATTATACCGGATATCTGGTCCAAGACTTATTTTGACTGGATGGAAAATATCCGGGACTGGTGTATTTCAAGACAGATCTGGTGGGGCCACCGGATTCCGGTGTGGAAATGCCCGGCATGCAATCATGTGATGGTGGAGGAAACCGATCCGGTTGACTGTGCCGTGTGCGGATCCAAAGAGATTGTCCAGGAAACCGATGTATTGGATACCTGGTTCTCCTCGGCTCTGTGGCCGTTTTCCACCATGGGCTGGCCGGAAGATACCCCGCTGCTCAAGACTTTCTACCCCACCAACGTGCTGGTCACAGGCTTTGACATTTTGTTTTTCTGGGTGGCCCGGATGATGATGATGGGCATTCATTTCAAAGAGGAAGTCCCGTTCAAGGATGTGTACATTCATGCCCTGGTCAGGGATGAGCATGGCAAGAAAATGAGCAAATCCAAAGGCAATGTCATTGATCCGTTGAAAGTGATCGATCAATACGGCGCAGATGCCTTCCGGTTCACCCTGGCGGCCTTTGCAGCCCAGGGCCGGGATGTGAAAATGTCTGAATCCCGGGTGGAAGGATACCGGCATTTTGTGAACAAATTGTGGAATGCGGCCCGGTTTTCATTGATGCACATCACTTCCGAAGACACTGGGTTTGAGGATGACAACTTAACCCTATGGGAACGCTGGATTCTGTCCCGGTCGGCTGCGACATCCCTGGCCGTGAAACAAGGGATTGAAAATTACCGGTTCAACGAAGCGGCGTCTGCTGTGTATCAGTTTGTGTGGCACGAATTCTGTGACTGGTTTATTGAAACGGAAAAACCGGCCCTGTATGAAAAACAGGGAGGGATTCGAAGAAACACGGCCCGGGCTGTGCTGGCAACGGTGCTCAAAGATATCCTGGTGATGCTGCATCCGTTCATGCCCTTTGTCACCGAAGAGATTTATCATCTGCTGCCCGCAACGGAAGGCTCGGTGATGCAGGCGGCGTTTCCCTATGCAAAGGATACCTACACCCGGTACAGAAACGAGCCGGTTGAAGCGGACATGGCCTTTGTGTTTGATTTGATTTCCGGTGTCCGGAACATCCGGAGCGAAATGAACATCCAGCCATCCATGAAAATCAAGGTGCTGGCCCACACGGAAAATGAAAAAGAAAAATTGCTGATCGTGGAAAACAAGGCCGTGATTTCTACCTTGGCCACCATGGAGCGCCTGTCTTTCTGTGATCTGGAAAATGTGCCCAAAGCCTGCGCCAGTTCCGTGAACGGCAACACCACCTGTTTTGTATCCCTGGAAGGGGTGATTGACTTTGAAAAAGAGATCCTTCGGCTGGAAAAAGAACTGGAGAAAAATACCAGGGAACTGGTCGGGGTTCAGAAACGCCTGGGAAATGAGAGCTTTCTGGAAAAAGCCCCCCAGGAAGTGATCGACAAGGTCCATGCCCGGCATGCCGATCTAACGGAAAAAAATGAAAAACTGGCAGCCAATCTTCAACGTATTCAGGAAATGGCATAA
- a CDS encoding GGDEF domain-containing response regulator translates to MTHKILIVDDDDAVKDSVSEYLTLISYQVDAVSSAEEALEKLETSLVDVVLTDIMMQGMDGLELTRIIKEKYDMEVMVMTGYNADYSYEEAVKTGASDFLFKPFRFEELDLRIKRVLREAGLKREHNRLLKEMEHLAITDALTKLYNSRQFFRQIKIETERNERYQHHLSLLILDIDHFKHYNDTWGHLEGDKVLMAIGRIINACMRSMDTPYRYGGEEFAVLLPETDLKEACVVGYRIKNLIGQEVFEPKPGVHQSITISIGASELKPGEDVTSFIRRTDQALYRSKENGRNCLTYDD, encoded by the coding sequence ATGACACACAAGATTCTGATTGTTGACGATGATGATGCGGTCAAAGACTCGGTGAGCGAATATCTTACCCTGATTTCCTATCAGGTGGATGCTGTTTCCAGTGCGGAAGAAGCCCTGGAAAAACTGGAGACATCCCTGGTGGATGTGGTGCTCACCGATATCATGATGCAGGGGATGGACGGCCTGGAACTGACCCGCATTATCAAGGAAAAATATGATATGGAAGTCATGGTCATGACCGGTTACAATGCGGATTATTCCTATGAAGAAGCCGTCAAAACCGGTGCCAGTGATTTTCTTTTCAAGCCCTTTCGTTTTGAAGAGCTGGACCTGCGTATCAAGCGCGTATTGCGGGAGGCGGGGCTTAAACGGGAACATAACCGGCTGCTCAAGGAAATGGAACACCTGGCCATCACGGATGCGCTCACCAAGCTGTACAACTCCCGCCAGTTTTTCCGGCAGATCAAAATAGAAACTGAAAGAAATGAAAGATATCAGCATCATTTGTCGCTATTGATTCTGGATATCGATCATTTCAAGCATTATAATGATACCTGGGGCCATCTGGAAGGAGACAAGGTTTTGATGGCCATCGGCCGTATCATCAATGCCTGCATGCGGTCCATGGACACGCCCTATCGATATGGCGGTGAAGAATTTGCCGTCCTTTTACCGGAAACCGATCTTAAAGAAGCCTGTGTGGTGGGATACCGCATCAAGAACCTCATCGGTCAGGAGGTATTTGAGCCCAAACCCGGCGTTCATCAATCCATCACCATCAGCATCGGTGCCAGTGAACTTAAACCCGGTGAAGATGTCACCTCTTTTATCCGCCGCACGGACCAGGCCCTGTATCGGTCCAAGGAAAACGGGCGGAACTGTCTGACTTACGACGACTGA
- the nadC gene encoding carboxylating nicotinate-nucleotide diphosphorylase: MDMIQQIIALALFEDSGLGDITSESILQHPRQGRGVIVAKQDCILAGTDVARKTFQMLDPNVSLRFLFRDGDAVSKGDDLLRVDGDLLCLLKSERVALNFLQRLSGIATLTREYAAVLKGASARLTDTRKTTPGWRYLEKEAVRAGGGYNHRFSLYDGILIKDNHIEVAGSISAAVQAVKNRTSHLMKIEVEVSTMDQVDQALAAGADVIMLDNMSIKEMAAAVIRINGQALVEASGNVSMETLKEIADTGVDVISCGALTHQARSVDLSMRLF; encoded by the coding sequence ATGGACATGATCCAACAGATAATCGCGCTGGCCCTGTTTGAGGATTCCGGGCTCGGGGATATCACCTCAGAGAGTATCCTGCAACATCCCCGGCAGGGCCGTGGCGTGATCGTTGCCAAACAGGACTGCATCCTGGCGGGAACCGATGTGGCACGGAAAACATTTCAGATGCTGGATCCCAATGTGTCACTCCGGTTTTTGTTCCGGGACGGCGATGCCGTGTCCAAAGGGGACGACTTGCTGCGGGTGGACGGGGATCTGCTTTGCCTGCTCAAGTCGGAACGGGTGGCATTGAATTTTTTACAGCGGCTGTCAGGCATTGCCACCTTGACCCGGGAATATGCGGCGGTATTGAAGGGGGCTTCGGCCCGGCTGACCGATACAAGAAAGACCACACCCGGCTGGCGCTATCTGGAAAAAGAGGCGGTCCGGGCCGGTGGCGGGTATAATCACCGGTTTTCCCTGTATGACGGTATTTTAATCAAAGACAACCACATTGAGGTGGCCGGCAGTATATCTGCTGCGGTCCAGGCCGTGAAAAACCGGACCTCCCATCTGATGAAAATCGAAGTGGAGGTCTCAACCATGGATCAGGTGGACCAGGCCCTGGCAGCGGGTGCGGATGTGATCATGCTGGACAACATGTCAATAAAAGAGATGGCTGCGGCTGTGATCCGAATCAACGGCCAGGCCCTGGTGGAAGCATCGGGCAATGTTTCCATGGAAACCCTGAAAGAGATTGCAGATACCGGGGTGGATGTGATTTCCTGCGGCGCACTGACCCACCAGGCCCGGTCGGTTGATTTGAGTATGCGTCTTTTTTGA
- the lepA gene encoding translation elongation factor 4, with protein sequence MNILQKQIRNFSIIAHIDHGKSTLSDRLIQLTGIVSERDMKEQMLDTMDIERERGITIKSQTVSLPYTAEDGTEYLLNLIDTPGHVDFSYEVSRALKSCEGALIIVDATQGVEAQTLANLYLAMELNLTILPVINKIDLPSAEVEWVKNQIEEDLGLDGENALQVSAKTGQGVDQLFPAIVAAIPPPTVDKDNRFKALIFDSNYDSFRGTIVHFRIFDGTIKKGDTILFMQNDSQYKVEEVGLFQIKRIPQKSLYGGQVGYLIAGIKNISDVKIGDTITMADRPCAKPVGGFREPTPVVFSSMYPVASDDYEELTEALERLKLNDASLIYEKDSSAALGFGYRCGFLGLLHLEVVQERLEREYDISLILTSPSVQYEITTTDGQVNIIDNPVNYPDPAEISKIREPFIKATIIVPDRYMGNVMQVCHEFRGVSKTYQYLTSNRMEMKFELPLAEVVYEFYDRLKSVTQGYGSFDYEIAGYQETDLVKLDFLINGERVDALSILIHRDKAEARARTACKKLREEIPRQQFKIPIQGAIGGKIIARETVSAFRKDVTAKCYGGDISRKRKLLEKQKKGKKRMKMVGSVEIPQSAFLSVLKSE encoded by the coding sequence TTGAACATTCTTCAGAAACAGATCCGAAATTTTTCCATCATCGCCCATATCGATCATGGGAAATCCACCCTGTCGGACCGGCTGATTCAATTGACCGGCATTGTTTCCGAGCGGGACATGAAAGAACAGATGCTGGACACCATGGACATCGAGCGGGAACGGGGCATCACCATCAAATCCCAGACCGTGTCGCTGCCCTACACGGCTGAGGACGGTACAGAGTATCTGCTGAATCTGATTGACACACCGGGGCATGTGGATTTTTCCTATGAAGTGTCCCGGGCCTTAAAATCCTGTGAAGGCGCCCTGATCATTGTGGATGCCACCCAGGGGGTCGAGGCCCAGACACTGGCCAACCTGTACCTGGCCATGGAACTCAACCTGACCATCCTGCCGGTGATCAATAAAATCGATCTGCCGTCCGCAGAAGTGGAATGGGTGAAAAACCAGATCGAGGAGGATCTGGGTCTGGACGGTGAAAACGCGCTGCAGGTGTCCGCCAAGACCGGGCAGGGGGTGGATCAGCTGTTTCCCGCTATTGTGGCAGCCATCCCGCCACCGACTGTGGACAAGGATAACCGGTTCAAAGCCCTGATCTTTGATTCCAATTATGATTCTTTTAGGGGAACCATTGTCCATTTCCGGATATTTGACGGCACCATCAAAAAAGGGGACACCATATTGTTTATGCAAAATGACTCCCAGTACAAGGTGGAGGAAGTGGGACTGTTTCAGATCAAGCGGATCCCCCAGAAAAGCCTGTATGGCGGCCAGGTGGGGTATCTGATTGCCGGGATCAAAAATATTTCCGATGTCAAGATCGGAGACACCATCACCATGGCGGACCGGCCCTGTGCCAAACCCGTGGGCGGATTCCGGGAACCCACCCCCGTGGTGTTTTCTTCCATGTATCCCGTGGCATCCGATGATTACGAGGAGTTGACCGAAGCCCTGGAACGCCTCAAACTCAATGATGCATCCCTGATTTATGAAAAAGACAGTTCCGCTGCTTTGGGGTTCGGTTACCGGTGCGGGTTTTTGGGGCTGCTTCACCTGGAGGTGGTACAGGAGCGCCTGGAAAGAGAATATGACATCTCTTTGATTCTGACTTCCCCGTCGGTGCAGTATGAGATCACCACCACGGACGGTCAGGTGAATATTATCGACAACCCGGTCAATTATCCGGACCCGGCGGAAATCTCCAAAATCCGGGAACCTTTTATCAAGGCCACCATTATCGTGCCGGATCGTTACATGGGAAATGTGATGCAGGTGTGCCATGAATTCAGAGGCGTGAGTAAAACCTATCAATACCTGACGTCCAACCGCATGGAAATGAAATTTGAACTGCCTCTGGCTGAAGTGGTGTATGAATTCTACGACCGGCTCAAATCGGTCACCCAGGGATACGGGTCTTTTGATTATGAGATTGCCGGATACCAGGAAACCGATCTGGTAAAACTGGATTTTCTCATCAATGGGGAGCGGGTGGACGCCCTGTCCATTCTCATTCACAGAGACAAAGCCGAAGCCCGGGCCAGGACAGCCTGCAAAAAACTGCGGGAGGAAATTCCCCGGCAGCAGTTCAAAATCCCCATCCAGGGGGCCATCGGCGGGAAAATCATCGCCCGGGAAACCGTGTCCGCGTTTCGCAAGGATGTGACGGCCAAATGTTATGGCGGAGATATTTCCCGAAAACGCAAACTGTTGGAAAAACAGAAAAAAGGCAAAAAACGCATGAAAATGGTGGGGTCGGTGGAAATCCCCCAGTCCGCGTTTCTGTCCGTGCTCAAGTCCGAGTAG